A single genomic interval of Syntrophobotulus glycolicus DSM 8271 harbors:
- the ftsH gene encoding ATP-dependent zinc metalloprotease FtsH: MKIFKNVAIYVFILLLAVLLLKVVNPPAETSAKLDYSGFKKAVSENKVSNVSIVVTDLTYKYTVTMTDGTKNEVSGPKNDQKLIDDLAVLNVPSTYEEPQGAPWWFSALPTLLMLVFIFGLVFYMMQQTQGGGSKVMQFGKSRARLVTEDKKTTFKDVAGADEVKEELEEIVDFLKSPRKFNEIGAKIPKGVLLFGPPGTGKTLLAKAVSGEAGVPFFSISGSDFVEMFVGVGASRVRDLFEQAKKSAPCIVFIDEIDAVGRQRGAGLGGGHDEREQTLNQLLVEMDGFNGNEGIIIVAATNRPDILDPALLRPGRFDRQIVVSVPDVKGREEILAVHAKGKPLAGDVDLSVLARRTPGFTGADLANLFNEAALLTARRNEKAVSMKALEDSIERVIAGPEKKSRVISEYEKKLVSYHEAGHALLGEYLPHTDPLHKVSIIPRGRAGGYTLLLPKEDRNYMTKSQLLDQVTMLLGGRVAEALVLHEISTGASNDLERATGTVRKMITELGMSDELGPVTFGHKEEQVFLGRDIARDRNYSEAVAQAIDNEVRRMIDECYQKAQDIINEKMDILHAIAQALMENETLEAPEFQKIVSRFDSSNLKERRMEKIEEHSPEEGTGASGNGNEENKVVEGKISGFPEVEI; this comes from the coding sequence TTGAAAATATTTAAAAATGTAGCCATTTATGTTTTTATTCTTTTGCTTGCGGTTTTACTGTTAAAAGTCGTCAATCCTCCCGCCGAAACCAGTGCCAAACTGGATTATAGCGGGTTTAAAAAAGCGGTAAGCGAGAATAAGGTAAGCAATGTTTCCATAGTAGTCACCGACCTGACGTATAAATACACCGTGACGATGACGGATGGGACAAAAAATGAGGTATCCGGTCCGAAAAATGACCAGAAGCTCATTGATGATCTGGCAGTCCTGAATGTTCCTTCAACCTATGAAGAGCCGCAGGGAGCACCCTGGTGGTTTTCCGCTCTGCCTACTTTACTCATGCTGGTGTTTATCTTTGGCTTGGTTTTCTATATGATGCAGCAAACTCAGGGCGGTGGCAGCAAGGTTATGCAGTTTGGCAAAAGCCGGGCCAGGTTAGTGACCGAAGACAAAAAAACAACATTCAAAGATGTCGCCGGAGCGGATGAAGTAAAAGAAGAATTGGAAGAAATCGTTGATTTCTTAAAATCTCCCCGTAAGTTTAATGAAATAGGGGCGAAGATTCCGAAAGGAGTTCTCCTATTCGGCCCTCCGGGAACAGGAAAAACCCTTCTGGCTAAAGCGGTATCCGGTGAGGCCGGGGTTCCTTTCTTTAGCATCAGTGGTTCCGATTTCGTGGAAATGTTTGTCGGGGTAGGGGCTTCCCGTGTCCGAGACTTGTTTGAGCAGGCCAAAAAGAGTGCTCCATGTATTGTCTTTATTGATGAAATTGACGCGGTTGGCAGACAACGTGGAGCGGGACTCGGCGGTGGACATGACGAGCGCGAGCAAACCTTGAATCAGCTTCTGGTTGAAATGGACGGGTTTAACGGGAATGAAGGAATTATTATCGTTGCGGCGACGAACAGACCGGATATCCTGGACCCGGCCCTTTTAAGACCCGGGCGTTTTGACAGGCAGATTGTTGTCAGTGTGCCAGACGTCAAAGGCAGAGAAGAAATTCTGGCAGTCCATGCCAAAGGGAAGCCTTTGGCCGGTGATGTTGATCTGAGTGTATTGGCCCGCAGGACACCAGGGTTCACCGGGGCGGACCTGGCCAATCTGTTTAATGAAGCGGCGCTGTTGACAGCGAGGCGGAACGAAAAAGCTGTCTCCATGAAGGCTTTGGAAGATTCTATTGAACGGGTGATTGCCGGTCCTGAGAAAAAAAGCCGGGTGATCAGTGAGTATGAAAAAAAACTGGTTTCTTATCACGAAGCGGGCCATGCCCTGCTCGGGGAATATTTGCCCCATACTGATCCTTTGCACAAGGTGTCGATCATTCCACGGGGCCGGGCCGGCGGATACACTTTGCTTTTGCCGAAAGAAGACCGCAATTATATGACAAAGTCCCAGCTTTTGGACCAGGTGACAATGTTGCTCGGAGGCCGGGTTGCTGAAGCTTTGGTGCTTCATGAAATCAGTACAGGAGCATCAAATGACCTGGAAAGAGCAACCGGGACGGTAAGAAAAATGATTACCGAGTTAGGGATGTCGGATGAACTGGGTCCTGTAACATTTGGTCATAAAGAGGAACAGGTGTTTTTGGGAAGGGATATCGCAAGGGACCGCAACTATAGTGAGGCCGTAGCCCAGGCTATTGATAACGAAGTCCGCAGAATGATTGATGAGTGTTATCAAAAGGCTCAGGATATTATCAATGAGAAGATGGATATTCTCCATGCAATTGCCCAGGCGCTCATGGAAAATGAAACATTGGAAGCACCTGAGTTTCAGAAAATCGTTTCACGCTTTGATTCAAGCAATCTGAAGGAAAGAAGAATGGAAAAGATTGAGGAACACAGTCCTGAAGAAGGTACCGGTGCTTCCGGAAACGGCAATGAGGAGAATAAAGTGGTTGAAGGTAAAATAAGCGGTTTTCCGGAAGTGGAAATATAA
- the ndk gene encoding nucleoside-diphosphate kinase, whose amino-acid sequence MSERTFLLLKPDAIQRGLIGEIISRFEKKGLKLAGLKLLSVSRELAEEHYAEHKGKGFFEPTVSYIMSAPVVAMVWEGPEAVALCRTMMGATNPKNADPGSIRGSYAVDISRNIIHGSDSVESAVREIALYFKSEEILDYAKAGEEWLSE is encoded by the coding sequence ATGTCGGAAAGGACTTTTCTATTATTGAAACCTGATGCGATACAAAGAGGTTTGATCGGAGAAATTATTTCCCGGTTTGAAAAAAAAGGACTGAAATTAGCAGGGCTTAAGCTGCTGAGTGTCAGCAGAGAATTGGCTGAAGAACATTACGCGGAGCACAAAGGAAAAGGTTTTTTTGAACCGACTGTAAGCTATATTATGTCTGCTCCTGTTGTTGCCATGGTTTGGGAAGGCCCGGAAGCGGTTGCATTGTGCCGAACGATGATGGGGGCGACCAATCCGAAGAATGCTGATCCCGGTTCAATCAGGGGCAGCTATGCGGTAGATATCAGCCGCAATATCATCCATGGATCGGATTCTGTTGAAAGTGCCGTTCGAGAGATTGCTTTATATTTTAAATCTGAAGAAATTTTGGACTATGCAAAAGCTGGGGAAGAATGGCTGAGTGAGTGA
- a CDS encoding FtsB family cell division protein, whose translation MKAAVKSKKKMINKTKKAKKKKLNPVGFIFFSIILFLAVSWTYKLIQTDYAVEVEKAGLNQKKQDLIAKNEQIRNEIEQLNTPEYIEQLAREKIGLVRKGEIMVAPKNTEP comes from the coding sequence ATGAAAGCAGCAGTCAAGAGCAAGAAGAAGATGATTAATAAAACAAAAAAAGCGAAGAAAAAAAAACTTAATCCGGTAGGCTTTATTTTTTTCAGCATCATCTTGTTTCTGGCTGTAAGCTGGACGTACAAGCTTATTCAGACTGATTATGCCGTAGAAGTGGAGAAGGCTGGACTCAACCAGAAAAAGCAGGATTTGATCGCTAAGAACGAACAAATCCGCAATGAGATTGAGCAGTTGAATACTCCTGAATATATTGAACAGCTGGCCAGAGAAAAGATTGGATTGGTGCGTAAAGGAGAAATCATGGTCGCCCCTAAAAACACAGAACCGTAG
- the tilS gene encoding tRNA lysidine(34) synthetase TilS, with translation MYARLKKDILPILVPSGSRILVAVSGGPDSIALWHILDRYAREEKSDISLVISHIHHGVRRESDQEEEMVRKLAGKFETELSVHRFKAKDYADKSKKSFQEAAREWRYARFQEDKDKYQCHLIATAHHLGDQAETLLYRLLRGSGTSGLGGIYPSAGEIIRPLLTVSKQEILAYCEAEGLSFALDQSNFEPVYVRNKIRLELLPILKKNYNSRIEEALGRTAELLRWDEEYIQTQVVALWSRYCLEEDGRRIVFSREAWQEPNAVLSRLLRLAAEKINGDPRGLEFKLIKTLMEEGWQQDWQQDLPGIKVCGMKEGLVFLRREIKSEEKDHNKKENIPAERERQKHEVQLEKNRWNSSNELGIKVLLSQESKTDQQCLSTVLSGNALERLEVPLVCRARKNGDRMFWRGIGHKAIKKVFQEHGITGEERRKIPLIAVGSLVIWIPGVCRSDSLLPQNEDEEKWFCLIRHIPRSLL, from the coding sequence ATGTATGCGAGACTGAAAAAAGATATTTTACCAATCCTGGTTCCTTCGGGGTCGAGAATTTTGGTGGCTGTATCAGGAGGGCCTGATTCTATCGCGCTCTGGCATATTCTAGACCGCTATGCCCGGGAGGAAAAAAGCGATATCTCCCTGGTCATCAGTCATATTCATCATGGGGTCAGGAGAGAGTCTGATCAAGAAGAGGAGATGGTCAGAAAACTGGCGGGAAAGTTTGAAACAGAGCTTTCTGTCCACAGATTTAAGGCCAAGGACTATGCGGACAAAAGCAAAAAGTCATTTCAGGAAGCGGCGCGGGAGTGGCGTTATGCCCGTTTTCAGGAAGATAAAGACAAATATCAATGTCATTTGATTGCAACGGCCCATCATTTGGGTGATCAGGCAGAAACACTTTTATACAGGCTGCTTAGAGGGAGCGGAACATCAGGTCTGGGGGGGATATACCCTTCAGCAGGAGAGATCATCAGACCTTTGCTGACGGTAAGCAAACAAGAAATCTTGGCATACTGTGAAGCGGAGGGTCTTTCTTTTGCTTTGGATCAAAGCAATTTTGAGCCGGTTTATGTCCGGAATAAAATCAGGCTGGAATTATTGCCGATACTGAAAAAAAACTACAACAGCAGAATAGAGGAAGCATTGGGCAGGACCGCGGAGCTTTTGCGTTGGGACGAAGAATATATCCAGACTCAGGTTGTTGCACTCTGGAGCAGGTATTGCCTGGAGGAAGATGGGAGGAGGATTGTATTTTCTCGTGAAGCGTGGCAAGAGCCGAATGCGGTATTATCCAGGCTGCTCCGCCTGGCGGCGGAAAAGATCAATGGTGATCCGCGGGGATTGGAGTTTAAGTTGATCAAAACCTTAATGGAAGAAGGATGGCAACAGGACTGGCAGCAGGATCTTCCCGGGATAAAGGTCTGCGGAATGAAGGAAGGCCTGGTTTTTTTGCGCAGGGAGATAAAAAGTGAAGAAAAAGATCATAATAAAAAAGAGAACATTCCGGCAGAGAGAGAGAGGCAAAAGCATGAAGTGCAATTGGAGAAAAACAGGTGGAACAGCAGTAACGAATTAGGGATAAAGGTGCTGCTGTCCCAGGAGTCAAAGACAGATCAACAATGTTTGTCGACAGTTCTCAGCGGCAATGCATTAGAGAGACTGGAGGTTCCTTTGGTATGCAGGGCGCGTAAAAACGGAGACAGAATGTTTTGGCGGGGGATCGGCCATAAAGCAATCAAAAAAGTCTTTCAGGAGCATGGCATTACAGGTGAAGAACGCAGAAAAATCCCCCTGATTGCTGTCGGATCTCTTGTTATCTGGATACCCGGAGTGTGTCGCAGTGACAGTCTGCTTCCCCAAAATGAGGACGAGGAGAAGTGGTTTTGTCTTATCCGGCACATCCCCCGGAGCCTACTTTGA
- a CDS encoding sigma factor-like helix-turn-helix DNA-binding protein: MHVEIRGLERLSFRERQAVILKESGNSIEKIARILKISTSSVSTILARAKTKGYQIIAIIPENELGLEETLTEERISDESSSQEQEEDD; the protein is encoded by the coding sequence ATGCATGTTGAAATAAGAGGTTTGGAAAGATTAAGCTTTCGGGAGCGTCAGGCGGTTATCCTGAAAGAGAGCGGAAATTCAATTGAAAAAATAGCCCGGATCTTAAAAATCAGTACGAGCTCGGTTTCAACGATTCTTGCGCGGGCGAAGACAAAAGGCTATCAGATTATAGCCATTATCCCCGAAAATGAATTAGGGCTTGAAGAGACGTTGACGGAGGAAAGGATTTCTGATGAAAGCAGCAGTCAAGAGCAAGAAGAAGATGATTAA
- a CDS encoding SpoIIE family protein phosphatase, with amino-acid sequence MAEWAPARAGFMKKQTNIILGHLIWALGGILFARANIEGIFAFGTAYLALLILKGEKNIVTGLAGIIIGSLTVQNYSLLACLGGETLLYYLVLKNKKKDKNKALILGAAVLGASFLSGVLLFLWMKGLNTEEIIRVSARALIAAAFSLLLDHALADHHHILKATEKKEMSITLLIVISIALSGLNQVVFGYANLQIILVSFLVLSIASRFGAGLGAGAGAVLGFLLQWNFGPESLINAGLYGLSGFIAGGFGKFGKPITCVAYVSAVLMFTFFVNSLIIPMHLLSSGLGLLLFLLLPQGGPKTNILKKRVVPEIETTVSKVKTLAEIFDQLAFGLHAAGVESCRLKPEVPELMNMLVERICKNCPNMSYCWEKEFYKTYNHLFDLFIKLENEESIETDHLPGEWRKTCGRFQEVILAARFILDQQKDRETWQKRMALNKDALAKQYKSVSDVIGHLAQELHSRHNQEEGRPLVWGRQQKNLIDIGIGTFVKEGNGISGDNFNAVPLSSTKMALIVCDGMGVGEEAARMSSAALTILEQLLSTGFEPEGAVKALNSILVLRSPEESFVTVDMAILDVQEQKGRIIKIGAAPSYVKDGSDVKVLSTSSLPAGIFNEIEIPVVEISFTDEILILLTDGVIDAGKNIDVHRDWLKDMLEKTAVCTAQEMAEKIIEEAKKMANHKMEDDGIVLVVKKKEKTFDKNKSSMENKH; translated from the coding sequence ATGGCGGAATGGGCTCCGGCACGAGCCGGCTTTATGAAGAAACAGACAAATATCATACTGGGTCATCTCATTTGGGCTCTGGGCGGCATCCTTTTTGCCAGGGCCAATATTGAAGGGATTTTCGCCTTTGGCACAGCATATTTGGCCTTATTGATCCTGAAAGGAGAAAAAAACATTGTCACAGGGCTGGCGGGGATCATCATAGGGAGCCTTACCGTTCAAAACTACTCACTGCTTGCCTGCCTGGGCGGGGAAACATTGCTTTATTATTTGGTTTTGAAGAACAAGAAAAAGGATAAGAATAAAGCTCTGATTCTGGGAGCTGCCGTATTAGGGGCGAGCTTTCTGAGCGGAGTGTTATTGTTTCTCTGGATGAAAGGCCTAAATACTGAAGAAATCATCAGAGTATCGGCAAGAGCTCTGATCGCTGCCGCCTTTTCTCTTTTGCTTGATCACGCATTAGCCGATCATCATCATATTTTAAAAGCTACCGAAAAGAAGGAAATGAGTATAACCCTGTTAATTGTGATATCAATAGCTTTGAGCGGACTAAATCAAGTCGTGTTTGGATATGCCAATCTGCAGATCATTCTCGTGTCTTTTCTGGTGCTTTCGATCGCTTCCAGGTTTGGAGCGGGTCTGGGCGCGGGAGCCGGTGCAGTACTGGGTTTTCTGCTGCAGTGGAATTTCGGCCCGGAAAGCCTGATCAATGCGGGGTTGTATGGACTGAGTGGATTTATTGCCGGAGGGTTTGGAAAATTCGGCAAGCCAATCACCTGTGTTGCCTATGTTTCCGCAGTCCTGATGTTTACCTTTTTTGTGAACAGCTTGATCATTCCCATGCATCTCTTATCTTCAGGTCTCGGCCTTTTGCTTTTTTTACTCCTTCCTCAGGGCGGGCCTAAGACCAATATTCTAAAGAAAAGAGTTGTTCCTGAGATTGAAACAACGGTAAGTAAAGTAAAAACTTTAGCGGAGATTTTCGACCAATTGGCTTTCGGTCTGCATGCGGCGGGGGTGGAATCCTGCAGATTGAAGCCGGAGGTTCCTGAGCTGATGAATATGCTGGTTGAGAGGATTTGTAAAAATTGCCCCAATATGAGTTATTGCTGGGAAAAAGAGTTTTATAAAACATATAATCATCTGTTTGATCTTTTTATTAAATTGGAAAATGAAGAAAGTATAGAAACGGATCATCTGCCGGGAGAATGGAGAAAGACCTGCGGACGCTTTCAGGAGGTTATCCTCGCTGCCAGGTTCATTTTAGACCAGCAAAAAGACAGGGAGACTTGGCAGAAAAGAATGGCCCTAAATAAAGATGCGTTGGCAAAACAATACAAGAGTGTTTCAGATGTCATTGGTCATTTGGCCCAGGAACTGCATTCAAGGCATAATCAGGAAGAAGGAAGGCCATTGGTTTGGGGCCGCCAGCAAAAAAATCTGATCGATATCGGAATCGGAACCTTTGTCAAAGAAGGAAATGGAATCAGCGGGGATAATTTTAATGCAGTGCCCCTGTCTTCAACAAAAATGGCTCTTATTGTCTGTGACGGGATGGGAGTCGGTGAGGAAGCGGCCAGAATGAGTTCAGCAGCTCTGACCATATTGGAGCAATTGTTAAGCACGGGATTTGAACCTGAGGGGGCTGTTAAAGCACTGAATTCTATCCTTGTTTTAAGGTCTCCGGAAGAAAGTTTTGTTACGGTTGATATGGCAATATTGGATGTTCAAGAACAAAAAGGCAGAATAATCAAGATTGGAGCTGCGCCATCCTATGTTAAAGATGGTTCCGATGTCAAGGTGCTAAGTACATCAAGCCTGCCCGCGGGAATTTTTAATGAAATAGAGATACCCGTTGTTGAAATCAGCTTTACGGATGAAATCCTGATCCTTCTGACTGATGGTGTGATTGACGCGGGGAAGAACATTGATGTTCATCGGGACTGGCTCAAGGACATGTTAGAGAAAACAGCGGTCTGCACGGCACAGGAAATGGCTGAAAAGATTATAGAAGAAGCAAAAAAAATGGCTAATCATAAAATGGAGGACGATGGAATAGTCCTGGTGGTAAAAAAGAAAGAAAAAACCTTTGACAAAAATAAATCGTCAATGGAAAATAAGCATTAA